A segment of the Arachis hypogaea cultivar Tifrunner chromosome 5, arahy.Tifrunner.gnm2.J5K5, whole genome shotgun sequence genome:
AATTTCCATCTTGAGCTATCGCAACTAGCAATGTTTCCCCATATTTGCTGTATAAGTGGGTCCCGACAATACTAACCAACGGCTTACAATACTTGAATTCCTCAATGCACAGTGAGAATGACAAAAAAATTCGGTGAAAAAAGATGACTCACCATCATCTTGGCCTCTAACTCGCACAAGACTTGTTCTCAAAACTGCAATACCATTTGGCATTGTTATCTTCACATCGAGCACCCATCTTGGCAGCTTATTAtaggcctcttcccaatcaccatATATATGAGCGACGACCTTTTGCTTGGCCAACCACATCCTCTGGTACGTAGGTCTAAATCCAAAATGTGCCTCTGTCGCATTCTGTAATATCTTGATGGACACAGTCATATCAGCTCTGATCATAGAAAAGATGAAAGCAGAtatcacatgataatcaagctTCTTGTGATAATTGGAAATGGAGGTAGCCAAACATGTATAAGGTCCATTATACTGTCTGACCTCCCATATACTTCTTTGATGCTGTAGCATGATCCGAATCAACGATCTGCAACTATTTTCAAACTTCTTACACTTGCCTTTGTACTTGTCATGGTCCGACTCCATCCCTTTGTACTCAATCCCCCACCGGATAGTATAAATCTTCACACATAAGATGATTTTCTCTTTATTATGAAACTGTTGTCCGACTTGGAACTCCCCTAGACCCACATTTTCCTGTGAATCTCTCACGCCAAAATCGGATTCTACATTCGGTAACCTCCCAGTCTCATCGCATCCAAGTCCAGAGTCGAAAAGTACGGCAGGTACTACTGAGTTTCCAAGCTCGATGCTCCACTATCCCCAATGGGAATACTTTTTCCTAAATCATCATCGCTGTCATCAGCAATCGTGGCAGGCTCCACATCATCCTCATCCCCTAGGACATCTTCCACCGCATCCAGTTCTCCAACTCCCCCAGGAATCAGAATCACAACAGGAGTATTCATGTTAGCACCTAGTTTCGCGATCTCATCGTGGTGTAGATCAGCTGCAAAAGACAGAAATGCCACTAAATCTGCCCCAGATGCAATTACAGACACAGATGAAGATGGAATAACAGGGGTTGAACTGGAGGCTGCTACCGTTGGTAATGATGGATGATTCCGGCTCGATTCTCCTGAGCTAGAGACCGCATCCACAAGCTTGGCCAATAATTCAGGGATTCTCACCTTCGGAAACTGACGACGACAGTGAAATAAAACTTGCAAATCCTCGTCACTATCACAAACGAGTTGTACTTCACCCTATCGCGGACAACAAAAATTGGAATTCGATAATATAACTTCTCAATTCGTTTCATTCCATGCGTTCCTAATTTCTGTGGTATAGTGTTCTGAAAATCAACAAGGCTCATGAAAGGTCTGGTAAAGACGCTCAACATATCTTTATTAGTGAATTTTATTTCCGATCGCGTTTTTCTCTTAATTGTACTTTTATTGTGCACAAAAACTAGAAAACTATCTTTACTAGCAATTGTCAATTTACCCTCAATTCAACACTCTATGTTATTACCCTATTTATATAGAACACACATCCTAAGTAAATCGAATTAGCTTGTTTCGATTTATATTAACTGAACGTAAATCGAAATAAGTTGCTTCGATTTACATAAAATTATAGCATCTACGTAACGTTTTCCAATCTAGGAGATCCATGtaattttctatttcaatttatttctttatATGATTTGtccttaattttaataaaataaatattatttaaataatattaattaaaattatttttagataaataattattaaaaaagatatgatattaaatgataatattatatctttttaaacatgtttaattttttgattacttttttaagtatattttttatatagtattaaTACTTTACAATTttttgctattattattattattattattattgttaatatttttgtttaatttgttttatttaatagactcaataaattatattataaaaaataaaaataataaatataatatacaacAATTTcagttataaaaatatataatgacaaataaaaaaattaacaaaaaataatcaataataaaaaaggtatttttattaattttattttttgaaaagacACAGTATCTTCTTATTTGATacgaatattaatttaaaaataatatctaatataaatttaagatgatatgatatttttttattaatattagtattattttaaaatttttatttaatacatattttaattttaaatcaattcaattatttaccgtaaaaaaaattaaaattaatataaaaaaataaaaattacactatTTTTCTTACTTAAAATCTTGAATTCTCTGATTCACAAATTCCAAGTAGGAAGTCCAGAATTACTCAATCCTacaaatactaaattaaaaaattaaaaaatttaaaatagcaaaagaaagaACGAGGTCAAACTAGGTAATTATCATTTCCAAAAAACAAGCAAAATGAGCCACATCAGAGAATACAGACCCAGGTGTAAGTATGTTATGTTATATTAACGTCAGCACTTaacttattataatataaattaattggcTCACCACCTCTGTATCCTATTGGATGTGGACCATTTCTGTTCCACAATTCATAAACTCTTCTGAAAGCTAAAGAAACGGATGTGCTTGACTTTTCATTTCTAGCTGTCACTATAATTTAAGTTTCAAGTGAAAATACatgtaatataatttttataattatgtttttttcTCTAAGGTTAAGTTGAATATCTTTTCTTCTCTCGAAGCAGTGGAATTTTATGTATGTGTGttgattgtttgaattaaaagtttatattaaattgattttataaatttaattttgataaaaaatgagtttgtattaaaataatttatgtttaataatttgtattaagataaattataataaaataaatattgtttgaatttagattaaaattactaaaaaaaaatatgaagttTTTTAAAACTCTTTGGctataaatatttatttgaaaagaatttaaatttctatattaaaatttagtattcttttttatcataattttcaGTACTCATCTTTAGTACTATTTTCTTGTATTTAATTTGATCTTTCTAAtagaattaataatttaaattataaataataataataataaataaaatacatactaATTTAGGAATATATAGTGAAAATTatacaaaatcaaacaaaaaacaacaaaattctattaaaaaatatatcaataaaaatgattaaaaaaacttatataaataataagtattaaaatttctattaaaaaatacaaCAATATATATAAGGAAACATAAAAAAACTCTAAACAAGAACATATAtactatgaaaaaaattaaaattttaaaaaagtactaaaataataatataaaaagtatttttttttgtaaagcataaccataaaaaatcaaaataaaaaaattctaataattatttttagtatttttgttataaagattaaataaaaaaattaacaatgactttttttaatctaataatttaatacaAAAGCTACAATATATTTACGGTGAAgcaaaattattaagaaaagaaaaggtaaacaaaaaagatttatcgttaaaaaaatatttaatgtacttGCAATATTTTCAATCCTAAACCAAAAGCAGCCATAAGGATTGATTGCTGAGCATA
Coding sequences within it:
- the LOC140184832 gene encoding uncharacterized protein yields the protein MESDHDKYKGKCKKFENSCRSLIRIMLQHQRSIWEVRQYNGPYTCLATSISNYHKKLDYHVISAFIFSMIRADMTVSIKILQNATEAHFGFRPTYQRMWLAKQKVVAHIYGDWEEAYNKLPRWVLDVKITMPNGIAVLRTSLVRVRGQDDVAIAQDGNSNIVPIAFALVEGENIESRSFFLSHVLQQMTPHLGIFVISDRHKGIKTALEAHVGGWNPPAAYRAFCIMHVAVNFELSFKG